The genomic interval GACGGCGCCCCCGGCGGCGGCGGCGGCCGGCGCGGGGCGACCCGGCCGGGGCACCCTCCTCGAGGGGCGGGGCGCTGTTCCCGGGAGTCAGGTTCACGTAAGCGTCCCACCAGGTCAGCAGGGCGGCGTCCGACACGCCGGTCGAGACGTTGAAGCGCAGGAACTCGAGGGAAATCGGGAACTCCGGCGACGCGGCGAAATTCCGGGGGTACTTCCCGCGGGTTTTCCGGAAACGTCCCTGGTTCCAGAGGGCGCTCCGGATGTCCTGCCTGACCTTGCCGGGAATCTGGGCCCGGAGTGAGAACCGGGCGGTGACCTCGTGGACCGCCTCCCCCACCGCGGCCATGGACCAGGTCCCTTCCGAGCGCAGGCGCTCGAGGGCCGGCTCCAGGGCGGGGAACGTCAGGAAGAGGTAGACCAGGGACGGGTCGAGGTCCTCGCCCCGGGCCGACCTCGCGTCGAGCCACCGCACGGCTTGCAGCAGCCGGGTGTCCACGCGCTCCCGGCCCTCCGCACCGAGGTCCGCCAGGTGCGGGAACAGGACGGGGAAGAGCCCGACGTCCCGCAGCAGCGCCAGCGTCGTCTCCGCCTTCCCGAGCGCGAAGAGTTTCAGGACCTCCTCGTACATCCGGCTGGACGACGCGGTGGTCAGGTGGTCCCGAAGCTCGCCGATGGCCTGTCGCAGCGCCGGGTCCAGGTCAAACCCGAGGATCGCGGCGAAGCGGACCGCGCGAACCATGCGCACCGGGTCCTCCACCAGGCGGGACACCGGGTCGCCGATGGTCCGGATGACCCGGTTCCGGATGTCTTCGAGCCCCCCCACGTAGTCGATGATGGAGAAGTCCGCGATGTTGTAGAAGAGGGCGTTCACGGTGAAGTCGCGACGGCGCGCGTCCTGCTCGGGGGTCCCGAAGATGTTGTCGCGGAGGATCCGCCCGTCCTCGGCCTTGACGAGGCCCTCGTGCCGGGTGCTCCGGGGCGGAACGGGCTCCGTCCGGGGCGCCGCCTCGGCGGGCGCCTCCGCGGGCGCCGGGTGCGGGTCGGCCTCGGAGCGCCGGAAAGTGGCCACTTCCACGATGTCGTCTCGGAAGTGAACGTGCGCGAGCCGGAAGCGCCGCCCGATCAGGCGGCAGCTGTGAAAAAGCCGCTTCACCTGGTTGGGGGAGGCGTCGGTGGCCACGTCCATGTCCTTGGGCCTGCGCCCCACCAGGAGGTCACGGATGGCCCCTCCCACGAGGTAGGCCTTGTAACCGCGGCGATTCAGCTCTCGCAGCACCACGAGGGCGTTGGGGCTCAGGTCCTTTCGGGAGATGACGTGCTCCGCGCGGGGCACGACCCGGGGGATCGATTCTGCTGTGCTCTCCATGCCGTCCATACGGATGCTCACCCTTGTCGAAAACTGGTCGCCGGGCGAAACGGGCCCGGAATCGCCCAGCATACTCTC from Acidobacteriota bacterium carries:
- the pcnB gene encoding polynucleotide adenylyltransferase PcnB, which gives rise to MESTAESIPRVVPRAEHVISRKDLSPNALVVLRELNRRGYKAYLVGGAIRDLLVGRRPKDMDVATDASPNQVKRLFHSCRLIGRRFRLAHVHFRDDIVEVATFRRSEADPHPAPAEAPAEAAPRTEPVPPRSTRHEGLVKAEDGRILRDNIFGTPEQDARRRDFTVNALFYNIADFSIIDYVGGLEDIRNRVIRTIGDPVSRLVEDPVRMVRAVRFAAILGFDLDPALRQAIGELRDHLTTASSSRMYEEVLKLFALGKAETTLALLRDVGLFPVLFPHLADLGAEGRERVDTRLLQAVRWLDARSARGEDLDPSLVYLFLTFPALEPALERLRSEGTWSMAAVGEAVHEVTARFSLRAQIPGKVRQDIRSALWNQGRFRKTRGKYPRNFAASPEFPISLEFLRFNVSTGVSDAALLTWWDAYVNLTPGNSAPPLEEGAPAGSPRAGRRRRRGRRRRGPRDGGDKAGQERSA